One genomic segment of Cervus canadensis isolate Bull #8, Minnesota chromosome 14, ASM1932006v1, whole genome shotgun sequence includes these proteins:
- the TUSC1 gene encoding tumor suppressor candidate gene 1 protein has protein sequence MWRMRGGATRRGSCGGGEGGGDSRGQGRPGRVRGGGGSGGGVGWRGRAGGARQQLEERFADLAASHLEAICARDERDRQNARLREENARLRLENRRLKRENRSLFRQALRFPGEGSDGASADSARATPVPEEASTNRRARGGGPEDEPGSPRALRARLEKLEAMYRRALLQLHLEQRGPRPRGDKEEPSLGSPDSGLRVPEPEPSEPWP, from the coding sequence ATGTGGCGCATGCGTGGTGGCGCCACCAGGCGCGGGAGCTGTGGCGGCGGGGAAGGCGGCGGGGACAGCCGCGGGCAAGGCCGCCCAGGCCGCGTTCGTGGGggtggcggcagcggcggcggcgtgGGCTGGCGAGGCCGTGCGGGCGGCGCCCGACAGCAGCTGGAGGAGCGGTTCGCTGACTTGGCGGCGAGCCATCTGGAGGCCATCTGCGCGCGGGACGAGCGGGACCGGCAGAACGCGAGGCTGCGCGAGGAGAACGCCCGGCTGCGGCTCGAGAACCGGCGGCTGAAGCGCGAGAACCGCAGCCTCTTTCGTCAGGCCTTGCGGTTCCCTGGCGAGGGCAGCGACGGGGCGTCCGCGGACTCGGCGAGGGCGACCCCGGTCCCGGAGGAGGCCAGCACGAACCGGAGGGCGAGGGGCGGCGGCCCCGAGGACGAGCCGGGGAGCCCCAGGGCCCTTAGAGCCCGGCTTGAGAAGCTGGAAGCCATGTACCGCCGGGCCTTGCTGCAGCTGCACCTCGAACAGAGGGGGCCGCGACCGCGTGGGGACAAGGAGGAGCCCTCTCTGGGCAGCCCTGACTCAGGCCTCCGAGTCCCAGAGCCAGAGCCCTCCGAGCCCTGGCCGTAG